A genomic region of Glycine max cultivar Williams 82 chromosome 15, Glycine_max_v4.0, whole genome shotgun sequence contains the following coding sequences:
- the LOC100790479 gene encoding SKP1-like protein 1A — MALTKNITLKSLDVEAFEVEEAVAVKSQMIKHMIEDNYVDNKVPLPNATNKILAEVIKYCKKHVDANCTDEKPSEDELKAWEADFVKVDQVTLFDLILVRVFPSMFLYYFFVLFFLFFMVWVLDWGLGFL, encoded by the coding sequence ATGGCTTTGACAAAGAATATCACATTGAAGAGTTTGGATGTTGAGGCATTTGAGGTGGAGGAGGCAGTGGCAGTGAAGTCGCAGATGATCAAGCACATGATCGAGGACAACTATGTTGACAACAAAGTTCCTCTCCCCAATGCTACTAACAAGATTCTGGCAGAAGTTATCAAGTATTGCAAGAAGCATGTTGATGCCAATTGCACTGATGAGAAGCCTAGTGAGGATGAACTTAAGGCTTGGGAAGCTGATTTCGTCAAGGTAGATCAGGTCACACTCTTTGATCTCATTCTAGTGAGGGTTTTTCCTTCAatgtttctttattatttttttgttcttttttttttgttttttatggtTTGGGTTTTGGATTGGgggttagggtttttgtga